A window from Oncorhynchus mykiss isolate Arlee chromosome 9, USDA_OmykA_1.1, whole genome shotgun sequence encodes these proteins:
- the LOC110532096 gene encoding protein bassoon, with protein MSGGLGDPSPVPHPSPKHQPMGSPRHLAPASQQPAQKPPFLKSTNQQQQGPRTMQPQPQKPQTGLGSGPFAVKQSGDTKAPVQPTPSNEPPKQPKATEETMPKSEELVEPAIDTKLTQKKGEPITKDLKKSRHYDETKNSTQDLSRSPQSLSDTGYSSDGISSSHSEITGLIQEEEMKLSERGISGRGSPPSPSEITKLESSMRPLLESKTLPAEERERERGRGRHHREQRPRSLSITPEAYDSDEELEDIVEEEEDGGDWESKREHKSSAAPKDEKKVAEPVPMTDEEFMRRQIMEMSADEDNEEEEDMEEEDEEDEGYGYQKPKKTHKHISESMKEKRRLSHHSSSFEEETKSSSDIYKGSAEEGEEGGLGGLRRFKTIELNNTNSYSHDMELNNENDLSLDREPELEMESLTGSPEERSRGEYSSTLPPTTSSYNSGTSPTSISSMEDDSDSSPSRRQRLEDAKQQRKARHRSHGSLLPTIEDSSEEDELREEEELLREQEKMRDLEQQRIRSTARKTKRDKEELRAQRRRERSKTPPSNLSPIEDASPTEELRQAAEMEELHRSSASEYSPQSLDSEAEGYESKLYKSGSEYNLPTFMSLYSPTEKSLTTTTITAPSSSKPLKSAEEVYEEMMRKAELLQKQQKPQQHQKQQKPQQQQQKQQQQQGRHNSTYKDDTNGQQYEDEYEYKQAETGYENEAAETGDIYEEIRQTSQNITKMHQSSALELQQQADDQVEVDNSTYPDKQLLDTGSAFTKLLEQTNDLLTPGTSPTQLSAPVSFSETGGRIPDVRVTQHYSKGMKIQTGKNGITPVAVVTTIAAYGVYSRDAVTISQTSVSQTMTTTQSTMYGRQTGGPTTSTTTVSNVCSKIAEITQAYSQREVVARSVGENRGVQVRDSATSSEHVIETRSPKMSSYYKSSSPPLSPSPSPTESLSRSPSRRVEISTQTFSPGIVAPSAGSGPTSPVMVQGTQTSHRVVSPRLFRQQSSQDSHYMDTEHTSPAKPVTVNTATSPLSSPTRFSRQLTLDGYSPQASPPDSPPYHQSPHRSFYRMQKVEKVNVGTSMVTTASTYSRGSMSMDNISLCRISTVPGTSRVEQGQMIYGGSVVDLRTVDLRTATIPAPIIMTDHGMDLTSLATETRKYTSGHEGSHPSTIIQPLIMNLNTQQHPHVMVSTATTVSVTVAASMFISQPQQPMVYGDPLQNRVDLGQGLGSAMCLSQNKPPPTDPSIPKIDAKLEDLSIQQQQLMEQQQKLQQQQQLLEQQLQQHHQMQQQSSLGRYNLPGQMTLLKKDLLVSQTSNSPAVVSAISSSVAPDIYSTGGPLELKSKPIPAGVMNLAGGGPHGMMVQMNGAPQGGPVTQLVKTEKSQDAVDLTGGQIKAENQPACCDVVYRLPFGGSCVGGPFSQKQNVDETVATQEPRPPSAPPLSYESDQEGQYQDISMDGRKAYTLPYPGRLQPSMSDTNLAEAGLQSYHSKMDPHITASGELAVDLSTMKHAYEGGFLGLGMQYGSYTDLRHGGDLTATALPIRRFNSLSNISSDYGYSPRDLANFQESNLAQYSATTAREISRMCAALNLMDRYGSNPELVQYGVGRGTGPGGRLNSMRQNMLYGPDGKPISQTQALTNMINARQASLRAMYPSAMRSADGMTYSTINTPIASTLPITTQPASVLCPLLRGVYRPLPTANMTPVPLASLTRMPVNPRMPLSGQAPYRYPAPNIFPFTTSAPVSMPAAITTTQDAPVYLGKPSVKSGASDPSSQPLFAHTSAPVSLPTEPQQQPMNLTQAHLHTQAPGQPRVQPQNQPPAQPHHMQPQSHPQSQPPPQSQPPPAHIYPPTQSYTGPQSNTQPPPSGPPSSSPVNTATETEERMQRQHEQLLQMERERVELEKLRQLRLQEELERERMELQRHREKEQMLVHREIQELQTIKEQVLQQQQAERESQLVMQKEQLAQQKAQLDQIQSLQQQLQQQLEEQRRQKTAAAAAAAAAAAAQVDQNGQTLLPYGDQVGFISLPNSSSDMCLRNNEEHIETRTNMRRQNSTSMPRLRDGMEGESIQFYGARRIVDSCVQTDEEDGEERYIMSRRRRNRRSVDCSVQTDDDEEKVEWEQPVRRRRSRFSKHSDPVAENKTDTASKTAASSSIAIQTIRDSACQTETNQLGKVSPAIHVTVPDPNKVEIIHYISGPERTQKGQSLACQTDIEAQSQGVVVPQLSVPTTVSPYSTSIQLVGSADPRQQQNRRRPDPLEISYQTQPMNHLHNESLSSLIRQPPKSPQVLYSPVSPVSPHRLLETSLSSGGLNKAHVTPQQKAYTVESPQRHPSMPRPIKSTQRSMSDPKPLSPTTDETTKARLNLYQQQALQSQLAALQQSALRKVKRTLPSPPPEESHLPIITPALPQMYMPSVPSLRAGTRPGLAAKASLLKDLTHELKAVEQESTKLRKQQQELEEEEKEIDAKLRYLELGIHQRKETLVKERERRDMAYLRCMGDPRDYMSDSELNNLRLAAAVASYESNGVLTRPSTAPMSQFTSDFNTAAQFPPTSSFVSYQSYHTLSQPAPAPQPGTPYQTAAFNQPPYPSVSQAAALPQPTPLQTQHPPPSYQTHSFSSHTFPQSHPPYPTEQGVHPLPQQQPSHQGFQHAQPGQPPYPTHTSPYPSQVSYPAGPGQITPYQPQVDILTVHQRPRQTSLADLEHKMPTNYEVVSNPTVGVTTTAQDTIYSSSSGAPPYGQYTGGTTMVNTYGPYSTAVSSTYGQYTTTVSNTYGQQYTSTPASTYGQYTTTTANTYGYTTTTASSYGQYTATVANSYGHGTPSDRLHSVDSPSTYAQDGLYGPASLEQNVPRNYVMCDDISELTKEGLGGTVDMHRSDGHGGRYAGESGPARGGSSYGRPEDELTREEDLYEHHSRAYHLGQEETDWFEKPRDLRSSSRHYGSGGHSSSGRSRHVKHTYHDYDEPPEEDLWPQDEYGHSRQSSTSRDHRHHGSTSSGRHSASSRHSDEPRTSRSSKGHPKDPSMRHDSRQMSSSGKRGDPRSQGGYHSSDYSRDPSGHHHSQGRSSKSSSSHDGRTSSRKQQELQGHPPSSSRGQGSSGRVPGSAGGPPGSRGQGPTSQQDGLQQGQRTQLQQQPQTLAARQTGSTPAGTTPGGQQPLGLAQAQQGLQAKPGQLGPGQAGRQPQAGGPLGQLPPTAQAPVANTPPVTAIGAKAVIGGAAQPAKTPQPPLTGIGSKAAPRPSGIGSAATGQPGMEGDSLLSKVLPGNPAEAAGKLGEAISGFGKKFTSLW; from the exons ATGTCCGGAGGACTCGGAGACCCCTCTCCTGTTCCTCATCCGTCTCCAAAGCACCAACCAATGGGATCTCCACGCCACCTGGCACCAGCCAGTCAGCAGCCAGCTCAGAAGCCGCCCTTCCTGAAATCGACCAATCAGCAGCAGCAAGGGCCAAGAACGATGCAGCCTCAGCCGCAGAAGCCACAGACAGGCCTGGGGAGCGGACCTTTCGCAGTGAAGCAATCCGGGGACACAAAGGCTCCTGTCCAGCCCACACCTTCCAATGAGCCCCCAAAACAACCGAAGGCCACGGAAGAGACTATGCCAAAGTCGGAGGAGCTGGTGGAACCTGCCATAGACACCAAACTAACTCAGAAGAAGGGAGAGCCAATCACAAAAGACCTAAAGAAGTCAAGACATTATGAC GAGACCAAGAACAGCACTCAAGACCTGTCACGAAGCCCCCAGAGCCTGAGCGACACCGGCTACTCCTCGGATGGCATCTCCAGCTCCCACAGTGAGATCACCGGCCTCAtccaggaggaggagatgaagctGAGCGAAAGGGGCATCAGCGGACGTGGCAGCCCCCCCAGCCCTTCCGAGATCACCAAGCTGGAGAGTTCCATGAGGCCCCTGCTGGAGTCCAAGACCCTGCCGGCCGAGGAGAGGGAGCGCGAACGGGGCCGGGGCAGGCACCACCGAGAGCAGAGGCCCCGGTCGCTCTCCATCACCCCAGAGGCCTACGACTCTGATGAGGAGCTGGAGGAcattgtggaggaggaggaggacggaggGGACTGGGAGTCCAAACGGGAGCACAAGAGCAGTGCCGCTCCCAAGGACGAGAAGAAAGTGGCCGAGCCGGTGCCAATGACAGATGAGGAGTTCATGAGGAGGCAGATCATGGAGATGAGCGCAGACGAGGACAACGAAGAAGAGGaggacatggaggaggaggacgaggaggacgaAGGCTACGGCTACCAAAAACCGAAAAAGACGCACAAGCACATCTCGGAGTCAATGAAAGAGAAACGCCGCCTATCTCACCACTCCAGCAGCTTCGAGGAGGAGACCAAAAGCTCCAGTGACATCTACAAAGGTTCTgcggaggaaggagaggaggggggcctGGGGGGCCTGCGCCGCTTCAAGACCATTGAGCTCAACAACACCAACAGCTACAGCCATGACATGGAGCTCAACAATGAAAATGACCTCAGTCTGGACCGAGAGCCCGAGCTAGAGATGGAGAGCCTGACAGGATCTCCTGAGGAGCGCTCCAGAGGAGAGTACTCCTCCACCCTGCCACCCACCACCTCCAGCTATAACTCTGGCACCTCAcccacctccatctcctccatggAGGATGACAGTGACAGCAGTCCCAGCCGCAGACAGAGACTGGAGGATGCCAAGCAGCAGAGGAAAGCCCGGCACCGCTCCCATGGCTCCCTGCTGCCCACCATCGAGGACTCCTCTGAGGAGGATgagctgagggaggaggaggagctgctgCGGGAGCAGGAGAAGATGAGGGACCTGGAGCAACAGAGGATCCGCAGCACGGCCAGGAAGACCAAAAGAGACAAAGAGGAGCTGAGGGCCCAGAGACGCAGGGAGAGATCCAAGACGCCCCCCAGCAACCTCTCCCCCATCGAGGATGCCTCCCCTACTGAGGAGCTGCGACAGGCTGCAGAGATGGAGGAGCTCCACCGATCCTCTGCCTCAGAATACTCCCCCCAGAGCCTGGACTCAGAGGCTGAGGGATACGAGTCTAAACTCTACAAGTCTGGCAGCGAATATAACCTGCCCACGTTCATGTCTCTGTACTCTCCGACCGAGAAGTCATTGACGACCACGACGATCACTGCTCCCTCCAGCAGCAAGCCCCTGAAGAGTGCTGAGGAGGTGTATGAGGAAATGATGAGGAAAGCTGAGTTGCTGCAGAAACAACAGAAACCGCAGCAGCATCAGAAACAACAGAAACCgcagcagcaacaacagaaacagcagcagcaacaaggGAGACACAACAGTACATACAAGGATGACACAAATGGCCAACAGTATGAAGACGAGTACGAGTATAAGCAGGCAGAGACTGGCTATGAAAACGAAGCAGCAGAGACAGGAGACATCTACGAAGAGATCCGCCAGACCTCCCAGAACATCACTAAGATGCACCAGTCCTCCGCCCTGGAGTTACAGCAGCAGGCAGACGACCAGGTGGAAGTAGACAACAGTACCTATCCAGATAAGCAGCTTTTAGATACTGGGTCAGCCTTCACTAAGCTGCTTGAGCAGACCAATGACCTGTTGACTCCTGGCACCAGCCCCACTCAGCTCTCTGCACCTGTGTCCTTCTCTGAGACCGGAGGAAGGATCCCTGATGTACGGGTGACACAACACTACTCAAAAGGGATGAAGATCCAGACGGGTAAAAATGGCATCACTCCAGTGGCGGTCGTCACCACAATAGCCGCCTACGGGGTTTATTCCCGGGATGCAGTGACCATCTCCCAGACCAGCGTTAGTCAAACGATGACTACCACCCAATCCACCATGTATGGTCGGCAAACTGGAGGTCCCACCACTTCAACCACAACCGTCTCAAATGTGTGCAGCAAGATAGCGGAGATAACACAGGCATACAGCCAGAGAGAGGTGGTTGCGAGGAGCGTGGGGGAGAACCGAGGGGTCCAAGTCAGAGACAGTGCAACATCTTCAGAGCACGTCATAGAGACCCGCTCGCCAAAGATGTCTTCGTACTACAAGAGCTCCagcccccctctgtctccctccccatcGCCCACTGAGAGCCTAAGTCGCTCCCCCTCCAGGAGGGTCGAGATCTCCACCCAGACGTTCAGCCCAGGCATAGTGGCTCCGTCGGCTGGCTCAGGGCCCACCTCCCCAGTGATGGTCCAGGGGACCCAGACATCTCACAGAGTCGTATCCCCACGTCTTTTCAGACAGCAATCCTCCCAGGACTCCCACTACATGGACACCGAGCACACAAGCCCTGCCAAACCAGTGACGGTCAACACAGCCACCTCACCTTTATCCTCGCCCACCAGATTCAGCCGACAGTTGACATTAGATGGCTACTCTCCACAGGCCAGTCCGCCAGACAGCCCTCCATACCACCAGTCTCCTCACCGCAGCTTCTATAGGATGCAGAAGGTGGAAAAGGTCAATGTTGGCACCAGCATGGTCACCACAGCTAGCACCTACAGCCGTGGTTCGATGTCTATGGACAACATCTCTCTCTGCAGGATCTCCACTGTCCCTGGGACCTCGAGAGTGGAGCAGGGCCAGATGATCTATGGTGGGAGCGTGGTGGATCTGAGAACAGTGGATCTGAGAACAGCCACTATACCAGCTCCCATCATCATGACTGACCACGGCATGGATCTTACCTCTCTGGCCACAGAAACACGCAAATACACCAGTGGGCACGAGGGGAGCCACCCTTCCACCATCATTCAGCCTCTCATAATGAACCTGAACACCCAGCAGCACCCCCATGTGATGGTATCAACCGCAACCACGGTGAGCGTCACGGTGGCCGCCTCCATGTTCATATCACAGCCTCAACAGCCCATGGTCTACGGGGACCCTTTACAAAACAGAGTGGACCTGGGCCAGGGTTTGGGCTCAGCCATGTGCCTGTCACAGAACAAACCACCACCCACTGACCCATCCATCCCCAAGATTGATGCCAAGCTGGAGGACCTGAGCatccagcagcagcagctgatGGAGCAGCAGCAGAAGcttcaacagcagcagcagctcttGGAGCAGCAGCTCCAGCAACACCATCAGATGCAGCAGCAGTCCTCCTTAGGTCGGTACAACCTACCAGGCCAGATGACTCTGCTCAAAAAGGACCTTCTGGTCAGCCAAACCAGCAACTCCCCAGCCGTGGTCAGTGCTATATCCTCCTCCGTCGCCCCTGACATCTACAGCACTGGAGGTCCCCTGGAGCTGAAGAGCAAGCCAATCCCGGCAGGTGTGATGAACCTGGCAGGCGGTGGGCCTCATGGCATGATGGTCCAGATGAATGGAGCCCCACAGGGAGGACCAGTGACCCAGCTGGTGAAGACAGAAAAGAGCCAGGATGCCGTGGACCTCACAGGGGGGCAGATCAAAGCTGAGAACCAACCGGCCTGCTGTGATGTAGTGTACCGCCTCCCATTCGGAGGTAGCTGTGTTGGTGGTCCGTTCTCCCAGAAGCAAAATGTTGATGAGACAGTGGCCACTCAAGAGCCAAGACCACCCTCTGCGCCACCACTCTCCTACGAGTCGGACCAGGAGGGCCAGTATCAGGATATTTCTATGGACGGGCGTAAAGCCTACACACTACCGTACCCTGGGCGGCTACAGCCCTCGATGTCTGACACCAACCTAGCAGAGGCCGGACTCCAGTCCTACCACTCCAAGATGGACCCACACATCACGGCCTCTGGAGAGCTGGCCGTGGACCTCAGCACCATGAAGCATGCCTATGAGGGAGGCTTCCTGGGACTGGGCATGCAGTACGGCTCCTACACTGACCTACGCCATGGGGGTGACCTCACTGCTACTGCCCTGCCCATACGCAGATTCAACTCCCTGTCAAACATTAGCTCAGACTATGGCTACTCACCCCGAGACCTCGCTAACTTCCAGGAGTCCAACCTGGCCCAGTACAGTGCCACCACTGCCAGAGAGATCAGCCGAATGTGCGCTGCCCTCAACTTAATGGACCGCTATGGGAGCAATCCGGAGCTTGTGCAGTACGGTGTAGGAAGGGGAACAGGTCCAGGTGGCAGGCTTAACTCTATGAGACAAAATATGCTCTACGGACCTGATGGGAAGCCAATCTCTCAAACCCAAGCGCTCACCAACATGATCAATGCCAGGCAAGCCAGCCTCCGAGCCATGTACCCGTCTGCCATGAGGTCTGCTGATGGAATGACCTACTCCACCATCAACACGCCCATCGCATCCACCTTGCCAATCACTACCCAGCCTGCCTCAGTGCTGTGCCCACTACTGAGGGGAGTGTACAGGCCTTTACCCACTGCCAACATGACACCCGTGCCACTGGCCAGCCTCACCAGAATGCCTGTGAACCCAAGGATGCCTTTGTCTGGGCAGGCTCCATACCGTTATCCGGCTCCCAACATCTTCCCATTCACCACGTCGGCCCCTGTGAGCATGCCTGCTGCTATCACCACTACCCAGGATGCCCCAGTCTACCTAGGGAAGCCCTCTGTGAAATCAGGTGCATCTGATCCATCATCTCAACCTCTCTTTGCCCATACATCAGCCCCAGTCAGCTTGCCAACAGAGCCCCAGCAGCAACCCATGAACCTGACCCAGGCTCACCTCCACACTCAGGCCCCAGGGCAGCCCCGGGTCCAGCCTCAGAACCAACCTCCAGCCCAGCCCCACCACATGCAACCTCAATCCCATCCTCAGAGCCAGCCTCCACCCCAGAGCCAGCCCCCTCCAGCTCACATTTACCCTCCAACACAAAGCTACACTGGGCCCCAGAGCAACACCCAGCCCCCTCCGTCTGGCCCACCCTCCAGCAGCCCAGTCAACACTGCGACGGAGACGGAGGAAAGGATGCAGCGCCAGCATGAGCAGCTGTTGCAAATGGAGCGGGAGCGTGTGGAGCTGGAGAAGCTGCGTCAGCTACGTCTGCAGGAGGAGCTGGAGAGGGAGCGCATGGAGCTGCAGCGGCACCGCGAGAAGGAGCAGATGCTAGTGCACAGGGAGATTCAGGAGCTTCAGACCATCAAGGAGCAGGtcctgcagcagcagcaggctgAGAGGGAGAGCCAGCTGGTGATGCAGAAGGAACAGTTGGCCCAGCAGAAAGCCCAGCTCGACCAGATACAGTCGCTGCAGCAGCAGCTTCAGCAGCAGCTCGAGGAGCAGAGGAGGCAGAAGactgctgcagctgctgctgctgcagccgCCGCAGCCGCTCAGGTGGACCAGAACGGCCAGACCCTGCTGCCCTATGGAGATCAAGTGGGCTTCATTTCCCTGCCCAACTCCTCCTCGGACATGTGTCTAAGGAACAATGAAGAGCACATAGAGACCAGAACCAACATGAGGAGGCAGAACTCCACCTCCATGCCCCGGCTGAGGGACGGAATGGAGGGTGAGAGCATCCAGTTCTATGGAGCACGGAGGATCGtggacagctgtgtccagacagACGAAGAGGATGGCGAGGAGAGATACATCATGTCCCGGCGCAGACGCAACAGGCGCAGTGTAGACTGCAGTGTCCAAACCGATGATGATGAGGAGAAAGTGGAGTGGGAGCAGCCTGTGAGGCGCAGGCGCTCTCGCTTCTCTAAGCACTCGGATCCCGTGGCCGAAAACAAGACAGACACAGCCTCCAAGACAGCCGCCTCATCCAGTATCGCCATCCAGACCATTCGAGATAGCGCCTGTCAGACTGAAACAAACCAACTGGGGAAAGTGTCCCCGGCTATCCACGTCACCGTGCCAGACCCAAACAAAGTCGAGATTATCCACTACATCTCAGGCCCTGAGAGGACCCAGAAGGGCCAAAGCCTAGCCTGCCAAACAGACATTGAGGCCCAGTCTCAGGGCGTGGTGGTGCCTCAGCTCAGCGTGCCCACCACCGTCAGCCCCTACTCCACAAGCATCCAGCTGGTGGGGTCCGCCGACCCGCGCCAGCAGCAGAACAGGAGGAGGCCAGACCCCCTAGAGATCAGCTACCAGACCCAGCCCATGAACCACCTCCACAATGAGTCCCTCTCCAGCCTGATCCGTCAGCCCCCCAAGTCCCCCCAGGTGCTCTACTCCCCTGTTTCCCCCGTATCCCCCCACCGCCTCTTGGAGACGTCCCTCTCCAGCGGCGGGCTGAACAAGGCCCACGTCACCCCCCAGCAGAAAGCCTACACGGTCGAGTCACCCCAGCGCCACCCCAGCATGCCCCGGCCCATTAAGAGCACACAGAGGTCCATGTCGGACCCCAAGCCCCTAAGCCCCACTACAGATGAGACAACCAAGGCCAGGCTAAACCTGTACCAGCAGCAAGCTCTTCAGAGCCAG CTGGCCGCCCTGCAGCAGAGTGCCCTGAGGAAGGTGAAGAGGACCCTGCCCAGCCCCCCTCCAGAGGAAAGCCACCTCCCCATCATCACTCCGGCCCTCCCCCAGATGTACATGCCGTCCGTGCCCTCCCTGAGGGCCGGAACCAGGCCAGGTCTGGCAGCCAAAGCCAGCCTGCTGAAGGACCTCACCCACGAGCTGAAGGCTGTGGAGCAGGAGTCCACCAAGCTCCGcaagcagcagcaggagctggaggaggaggagaaggagattgATGCCAAGCTGCGCTACCTAGAGCTAGGCATCCATCAGCGCAAGGAGACcctggtgaaggagagggagaggagggatatggCCTATCTGCGCTGCATGGGCGACCCGCGAGACTACATGTCAGACAGCGAGCTGAATAACCTGCGGCTGGCGGCCGCTGTAGCTTCCTACGAGAGCAACGGGGTGCTGACCAGACCCAGCACAGCACCAATGAGCCAGTTCACCAGCGACTTCAACACAGCCGCCCAGtttcctcccacctcctccttcGTCTCCTACCAGTCCTACCACACCCTGAGCCAGCCAGCTCCAGCTCCCCAGCCCGGCACCCCTTACCAGACTGCAGCCTTCAACCAGCCCCCCTACCCTTCAGTGTCCCAGGCAGCGGCTCTCCCCCAGCCCACCCCCCTGCAGACCCAACATCCTCCCCCATCCTACCAGACCCATTCCTTCTCCTCCCACACATTCCCACAGAGTCATCCCCCCTACCCGACAGAGCAGGGTGTGCACCCACTGCCTCAGCAACAGCCTAGCCACCAGGGATTCCAGCATGCCCAGCCTGGCCAACCTCCCTACCCCACCCACACCTCTCCATACCCCAGTCAGGTGTCCTACCCAGCTGGCCCTGGGCAGATCACTCCCTACCAGCCCCAGGTAGACATCCTCACTGTCCAccagagaccgagacagacctCGCTGGCTGACCTGGAGCATAAGATGCCCACCAATTATGAGGTTGTAAGCAACCCCACTGTAGGGGTGACCACCACGGCCCAAGACACCATCTACTCCTCCTCCAGTGGGGCACCCCCATACGGACAGTATACTGGTGGTACCACCATGGTCAACACTTATGGGCCATACTCTACGGCAGTCTCCAGTACATATGGCCAGTACACCACGACAGTATCCAACACATACGGGCAGCAGTACACTTCCACCCCGGCCAGTACGTATGGCCAGTATACCACCACCACAGCTAACACCTATGgctacaccaccactacagccaGCTCCTACGGCCAATACACTGCGACAGTGGCCAACAGCTATGGCCATGGCACTCCATCTGACCGTCTGCACTCAGTTGACAGCCCCTCTACCTACGCACAGGACGGTCTCTATGGTCCCGCAAGCCTGGAGCAGAATGTCCCAAGGAACTACGTCATGTGCGATGACATCAGCGAGCTGACCAAGGAGGGCCTGGGCGGCACAGTGGACATGCACCGGAGCGACGGCCACGGTGGACGCTACGCAGGGGAGAGCGGTCCGGCGAGAGGAGGAAGCTCCTACGGCAGGCCGGAGGACGAGCTGACcagggaggaagacctgtatgAGCACCACAGCAGGG CCTACCATCTTGGCCAGGAAGAGACGGACTGGTTTGAGAAGCCCAGGGACCTGCGCTCTAGCTCCCGCCACTATGGCAGTGGTGGCCACTCCTCGTCCGGCCGTAGCCGCCACGTCAAGCACACCTACCACGACTATGACGAGCCCCCAGAGGAGGACCTGTGGCCCCAGGACGAGTACGGCCACAGCCGCCAATCTTCCACCTCGCGAGACCATCGCCACCACGGCAGCACCAGCTCTGGGAGACACTCCGCCTCGTCCCGCCATTCAGACGAACCGCGCACCTCACGCTCCTCCAAGGGCCACCCCAAAGACCCGTCCATGCGCCACGACTCCCGCCAGATGTCCTCGTCAGGGAAGAGGGGTGACCCGCGCTCCCAGGGGGGGTATCACTCATCGGACTACTCCAGGGACCCGTCGGGCCACCACCACAGCCAGGGCCGCTCCTCCAAGTCCTCATCCTCGCACGATGGGCGGACGTCCTCCAGGAAGCAGCAAGAACTCCAGGGtcaccctccttcctcctccagggGCCAGGGCAGCTCTGGCCGTGTGCCAGGATCCGCCGGTGGGCCCCCGGGCTCTAGGGGGCAGGGTCCTACCTCCCAGCAGGACGGGCTACAGCAAGGCCAACGCACCCAGCTGCAGCAGCAGCCCCAGACCTTGGCGGCACGACAGACAGGCTCCACCCCTGCAGGCACCACCCCTGGGGGCCAGCAGCCTCTGGGCCTGGCCCAAGCCCAGCAGGGTCTACAGGCCAAGCCTGGTCAGCTTGGTCCTGGTCAAGCCGGTCGCCAGCCACAGGCAGGAGGCCCACTGGGGCAACTGCCACCAACTGCG CAAGCACCTGTCGCAAACACACCCCCTGTGACTGCCATAGGGGCCAAAGCTGTCATAGGAGGGGCAGCCCAACCTGCAAAAACACCTCAACCCCCACTCACAGGAATAG GCTCCAAGGCCGCCCCTAGACCCAGTGGCATCGGGAGCGCAGCAACAGGTCAACCGGGGATGGAGGGGGATAGTCTCCTCTCTAAAGTGCTACCAGGAAACCCTGCAGAGGCAGCAGGAAAACTAGGAGAAG CTATCTCCGGTTTCGGCAAGAAGTTCACCTCGTTGTGGTGA